Genomic segment of Salvia hispanica cultivar TCC Black 2014 chromosome 2, UniMelb_Shisp_WGS_1.0, whole genome shotgun sequence:
TCAACGACCCACTCCTCCTTATAGTAATTTGATCTGTGGAGGAAGACAAAAACGACGTCGCACCCGCACAATTAGTCCTCTGCACATCAATCACCACAACCGACTGATCCATCGACAGCGACCGCTTCAGCCGCGCCGACGACGACCTCCGCTCCATCGGCGTCATCAACGACGCGCAATTACGGAGCAAACCAACCGATTGCCCCATCGACGACGGCTCAACGCTACTGCTCTCGCCACGATTAATTGGATCCACGGCTAGATCTGGAGATGCCGGTGCCGAATCTGTTTCCTGGCGGAGCACGGGCATCCGGCAGAGCGGACAGCTGGTGTGCGCCGCGAACCACTGGTCGATGCAGGAAACATGGAAGGCGTGGGTGCAATTAGGCAGCAGACGCACGGAGTCCTCGTCCTCGAATTCCCCCAAGCACACCGCGCATTCTCCTCCCTGATCGACGCCGCGGCGGCGCTTCCATACGGAGAAGGCGAGGATCGGAATCGATTTGA
This window contains:
- the LOC125205540 gene encoding RING-H2 finger protein ATL52-like — encoded protein: MEGLSSPPTVQSGTNASFFNPLLISMLGIVATVIAIMAYHLLLANYCLKRRAANADAAQPPPPTGVDEKFVKSIPILAFSVWKRRRGVDQGGECAVCLGEFEDEDSVRLLPNCTHAFHVSCIDQWFAAHTSCPLCRMPVLRQETDSAPASPDLAVDPINRGESSSVEPSSMGQSVGLLRNCASLMTPMERRSSSARLKRSLSMDQSVVVIDVQRTNCAGATSFLSSSTDQITIRRSGSLSHFDHKWLRSISCLRTNHTNSILPY